In Deinococcus maricopensis DSM 21211, the sequence CATCCTGCGCATCATAGCGGCTGGCAGGCGGTGCCACGGTGAAGTCAACGTGAGAAAACTGACTTTCTCATGGTCTGTCCTCATTTTCTGTGGTTTGTCAGGCGCCAAAAAACCTCATCAGTCCACAGAAATGATGAGAGTGACCTGACGCCACTCTTCATGTATGAGTCCAGCATGAGGCAGCGCACGTTCTTCTGGCACAGCAGCTACACTGCCCCCATGACGCCCCGACGACTGGGCCTGACCGGCAGCATCGGCAGCGGCAAGAGCACCGTCGCGCACCTGCTGCGCGCCCGCGGCCTGCCCGTCCTCGACGCCGACGCCGCCGCGCACGCCGTCAGCAGCCACCCCGCCACCCTCGCCGAGGTGGCCGCGCAGCTCGGCCCGCAGTACGTCCAGCCGGGCGGGCTGCACCGCCCCGCCCTCGCCGAACTCGTGTTCCGCGACCCGGACGCACGCGCCACCCTGAACGGCATCATCCACCCACGCGTCCGCGCGCACCTCGCCGCGCAGGAAGCGCAAGCTGCCCAGGCAGGCGCCGCGTGGGTCGTGCAGGACGTCCCCCTGCTGTTCGAGGGTGGCCTGGACGCCAGCATGGACGCCACCCTCCTCGTGGACGCCCCACTCGACGTGCGCGTGGCGCGCGTGACCGCCCGCGACGGCCTGCGCGCCGAACAGGTCCTCGCCCGCGACGCCGCGCAGATGCCCGGCGCCGAGAAGCGCCGCCGCGCCACCATCACGCTCGAGAACGACGGCGACCTCGCACACCTCGAACGTCAGCTGGACGCCGCGCTCACGGCGCTGGGCGTCCCGACCACGCCACCGTCCTCCGCAAAGTAGTCGAGCTGCATGGCCGCGCGCACCGCGCCCATGGTGCAGGCCGCCACGGCGCGGCCCCGCTGCGTACCCGCCTGCACGACGCCGCGTACGTACCCCAGGTCCCGGGCGTACTCCGCGCGGCGCGCGCGAATCGGAGCGAGCGTCCCGTCCAGCACCTCCAGCAGACGCCGCTTCACCTTCACGTCACCCAAGCCGCCACGGCGGTAGTGCGCCTTCAACGCGTCCACGCCCGCGCGGTCCGGGTCGAACGCATCGAGGTACGCGAACACCGGGTTGCCCTCCACCGTGCCAGCGTCGTCGGCGCGCAGGTGGTTCGGGTCGGTGTACATGCCGCGCACCTTGCGGGCCACCTCGTCCACGCTGTCCGACAGGAAGATGGCGTTGCCGAGGCTCTTGCTCATCTTCGCGCGGCCGTCCGTGCCAGGCAGACGGGCCGTCTCCCCCACCAGCGCCTTCGTCTCGGTGAGCACCGGGGCGTACAGGCGGTTGAAGCGCCGCACGATCTCGTTCGTCTGCTCGATCATGGGCAACTGATCATCGCCGACGGGGACGAGGTGCGCGCCGAACGCCGTGATGTCCGCCGCCTGCGACACCGGGTACACGAAAAAGCCCGCCGGGACGTTCTCACCAAAGCCCTTCTGCGCGATCTCGTGTTTGACGGTCGGGTTCTGCCGCAGGTGCGACACCGTCACGAGGTTCAGGTACAGCACCGTGAGCTCCGCGATTTCCGGCACCATCGACTGCACCACGAACGTGCACGCCTGCGGGTCCAGGCCCACCGCGAGGTAGTCGAGGGCGACTTGCAGGACGTTCGCGCGGACCCGTTCGGGATGCTCGAAGGTGTCCGTGAGGGCCTGCACGTCCGCAATCAGGATGAAGGTGTCGTACTCGCGCTGCAGGCGCACGCGGCTTTGCAGCGAGCCGACGTAGTGGCCGATGTGCAGCGGGGCGGTGGGACGGTCTCCGGTCAGGATGCGTTGGCGCATACGGTCCTCCTCAGGACAGGCAAAAACAGGCGCGCCCGGAAGACATTCCGGGCGCGCCAGGACAGGCGAAGGTTCCCGGACTCAGCCGGGCCACCACATCGCCGTCACGCGTTGCATACGAGGAGCGTACCAGATCACGCGCGGCGCGCCGTCCGCCATCTGCGCAGGCGGGGGTGCAGGGCCGCGCCTCACCCCCGAGGGGCGTCAGGTGTTCTTGAGGGCCGCCGCGATGAACCCTGCGAACGGCGGGCTGGCGCGCATGGGGCGGCTCTTGAATTCCGGGTGTGCCTGCAGCGCCACAAAGAACGGGTGGCCGGGCAGCTCGATGCTTTCCACCAGGCCCGCGCCGCGCCCCGCCATGCCGGGCGTTACGCCGCTGATGGTCAGGCCAGCGTCCTGCAGCGCCTCCACGTACGCGGGGTTCACCTCGTAGCGGTGACGGTGGCGTTCCATGACGACGCCGCCCTGCGGCACGCCGTACAGCTCCGCGATGCGCGTGTCCGCGCGGAGTTCCATGGGCCAGTCGCCGAGGCGCATGGTGCCGCCCATGCCCGCGACCTCCAGCTGCTCCGGCATCAGGTCAATGACCTTGTGCGGCGCGTACGGGTCGAACTCGGCGCTGTTCGCGCCGGTCAGGCCCGCTTTGTGGCGGGCGTACTCGATCACGGCGATCTGCATGCCGAGGCAGATGCCGAGGTACGGCACGCCGCGCTCGCGCGCGTACTGCGCCGCGCACACCTTGCCTTCGATCCCGCGGATGCCGAAGCCGCCGGGCACGAGGATGCCGTGCGCGCCCTCGAACTGCCCTTCGATGTCGCCCTCGATTTCCTCGGCGTTCACCCACTTCACGTTCACGCGCGCGCCGTTCGCGACGCCCGCGTGCGTGAGGCTTTCGAGCAGGCTCAGGTACGCGTCCGGCATGGCCGTGTACTTCCCGGCGATGGCGATGGTCACTTCCCGCTCGGGCTTCTTGATGACGTTCACGGCGTTCTGCCACACGCCCAGGTTCGGGTGCGTGCGCTCCAGGCGCAGTAGGTCCTCCACGGCCTTGCCGAGCCCCTGCTCCTCGAGCGCGAGCGGCACCTCGTAGATGTGCGGCACGTCGAAGCTGCTGAACACGCGCTCGCCGCGGACGCTGGTGAACAGCGCGATCTTGCGGGTGATGTCCTGCGGGAGTTTCTCCTTGCTGCGGACCATCACGATGTCCGGGCTGATGCCGTACGAGCGCAGGGCCGCCACGGAGTGCTGCGTGGGCTTCGTCTTGAACTCGTTGCTGGTGCCGAGGTACGGCACGAGCGTGAGGTGCAGGTACAGGGTGTTCTCGTCGCCCTCGTCGAAGCGGAACTGGCGGATGGCCTCCAGGAACGGCAGGCTTTCCATGTCGCCGACGGTGCCGCCGACCTCCACGATCACGACTTCCGCGCCGGCGCGTTCCCCGGCCACGCGGATGCGGCGCTTGATCTCGTCGGTGACGTGCGGGATGACCTGCACGGTCTGCGACAGGTAATCGCCGGCGCGCTCGCGGCGGATGACTTCCTGGTACACCTGTCCGGTGGTGATGTTGCTGCCTTCGGGCACATCGAGGTCGAGGAAGCGTTCGTAGTTGCCGAGGTCGAGGTCGGTTTCCGCGCCGGACGCGGTCACGAACACCTCGCCGTGCTCGTACGGGCGCATGGTGCCCGCGTCGATGTTGATGTACGGGTCGATTTTGACGGCGGTGACTTTCAGGCCGCGGGCGCGCAGCAGCGCTCCGAGGCTCGCGGTTGCCACGCCCTTGCCGAGGCTGCTGACGACGCCGCCGGTCACGAAGATGTATTTCATGCGTTTCCGAGCGCCGCCCCCACTGGCCGGGAGCAAAAAACGAAAAATCGGAAGCGCTCGGCCTCCGGGATTCCAGTATACATGGATCAGCGCTCCGCAACGAAACGCGGCCTTCCGGCCGGTGGGTTCGCGGTACAACCGGGTGATGCCCCTCCCCTTTTTCCTCTCGACGCTGCTGCTGCCGGCGCTGGCGAGCGCGCCCCTGCCGCTCGCGGCGCAGACGCCCGAAATCACCCTGACGACCCTGACGTGCGGGACCGGCCCGGACGTGCCCGAGCCCACGCAGCCCCTGCCGGACCTCGTGACGGGCCGCGTGGCGTTCTACGCAGAACGCTTCGACGCCAGGACGCTCGCGCCCGTCGCGGCCGTGGGCCTCGACGCGGACCGCGTGGTGCCGCTCGCCAGCGCGTACAAGACGCTGGTGGCGTGGAGCGTCCTGCGGGACGTGGACGCCGGCCGCCTGAACCTCAGCACCCGGGTCACGAGCACGCCGGCGAACCGCAGCATCGAAGGGTACTCGCGCGGCACGAACGCGCTCGGGACGCTGCTGGAACGCTCCATCGTGAACAGCGAGAACACCGCCGCGGACATCCTGCACCGCGCGACGGGCGTGCGGGCCGTCGCGGACCTCGCCGTGCGCGCGGGCGGCCCGTGCGTGCGCGTGGAAACGCCGAACAAGGCGTACTGGGCCGCGCAGGCCGGGCAGCTGCCGCAGCTGTTCCCGGCGCTGACCCGCACGGAGTTGCGCGCCAGCGCGGAAGCGCAGTACGCCCTCCCGCGCGACGCGCGCCTGGAACGCTCGCGCGCGCTCACCACCGCGGCCCTGAATGTCGACCCGGACGCGCTGCGCCGCGAGGTGGACGCGTACTTCAAGAGCGACCGGTACGACCCGCAGGTGGACACGCTGCTGTTCAACAACGCCACGCCGCGCAGCTTCACGGACGCGCTGAAGGTCGCGTTCACGCGCAACGACCTGAAGGTCACGACGAACCGGACGTTCCGGAACGTGATGGCGCAGGGCTGCTGCCGCCCGAAAGCGCCCACCCTGAAGTTCACGTACTGGGGCGCGAAAGCGGGCAGCGGGTGGCGCCTGCTGACGCTCAGCGGGTACGTGGAACTGCCGGACGGCGGGCGCGTGGCGTACCTGTACGCGAACACGGACAGTGACGCCAGCGAGGACGCGGAGATCGAGGCGCAGATCCGCCCGGTGGTGCAGTGGATCGACGGGGTCCTCGCGGACCTCGTGCGCGCCAAATGAAGCGCAGGTAGCAATTGCCAAGTATGGGGGCCTGCGCGATTGGCAGGCTCCCGCTTCCACGCCGCCCGCGCTGTGCGCTTCGGCCTTCCCGCGCGCGGGCAGCGCGTGCTCTAGTGAGGACCGTGAACAAGGAGTTCGAGTCCGCGCTCGCCGCGCTGGACGGCCTTCAGGACGGCATGACCATCATGGTCGGCGGGTTCGGGCTGGTCGGCGCGCCCCTCACGCTCATCGACGCGCTGTGCGAACACGGCGCGAGCGACCTCACCATTATCAGCAACAACCTCGGCGAACCCGGCGGGAAGGGCCTGTCGCGCCTGCTCGGCCTGGGGCGCATCCGCCGCGCCATCGGCAGCTACTTCACCAGCAACCCGGAAGTCGTCGCGGCCGTGGAGCGCGGCGAACTGAGCGTCACGCTGCTCCCGCAGGGCACCCTCGCGGAAGCGATCCGCGCGGGCGGCGCGGGCCTGGGCGGATTCTTCACGCCGGTCGGCGCGGGCACCCTGCTCGCCGAAGGCAAGGAGCAGCGCGAGATCGGCGGGCGACTGCACGTCCTCGAAGCGCCGCTCACGGCGGACTTCGCGCTCGTGCGCGCCCGCACCGCCGACGCGTACGGGAACCTGCACTACGCGCGCACGCAGCAGAACTTTAACCCCGCCATGGCGAGCGCCGCGCGCGTCACCGTAGCGGAAGTGGACGACGTCGTCCCCGTGGGCGCCCTTGACCCGGAAGCGGTGCACACCCCGCACGTGTTCGTGTCACGCCTCACGCGCGCGCGCACGCTCATCACGGACGTGAAGAGCGTGCAGGAGATGCTCAAGTAGGTCTTCTGGCGGGGGTGCCTCCCGGCGACGGTGGCCCCGGCGGTATACTGGTGTTTCGCTTATGACCCGAGAAAAAATCACCATGACCCGCAAGGGCTACGACAAGCTCCGCGAAACCCTCGAATACCTTCAGACCACCCGCCGCGAACAGATCAGCGAGTACATGGGCAGCGCCCTCGCGGACGGCGACATCCGCGAAAGCGCCGCGTACGACGAGGCGCGCATGCAGCAGTCCGAGAACGAGGCGCGCATCCTCGAACTCGAAGACCAGCTGTCCCGCGCGCAGATCGTCGAGGAAGGCAGCCAAACCGGCATCGGCCTCGGCGCGAAGGTCCGCGTGAAAGACGCCAAAGGCAACGAGCGCGACATCGAGATCGTCGGCACGTACGAAGCGGACGCCCTCAAAGGCAAAATCAGCGACCACAGCCCGCTCGGCCAGGCCCTCGCCGGACACGGCACCGGCGACATGGTCGTCGTGAACCTGCCCAAAGGGCAGCAGAAGTTCACGGTCATCAGCGTCAAGTACGACTGACGCCCGGGTGAGGTGAACCTCACCCCGAGCGCAGCGGGTCGTCCGCGCGCCACCAACTGAACGCGCGCGACCCACTCACCTCAGGAGGCAGGAACATGACTCAGGCAACGGCACAGGCCAGCACCACGGCGCCCACCATGGGCACGCGCGACGTCATCGCGGCACGCGCCGCGCGGGAATTGCGCGAGCATGACATCGTGAACCTCGGGATCGGCATTCCCGCGCTCGTGCCCCGCTACCTGAACGGCCTGAACGTGTTCCTGCACAGCGAGAACGGCGTGCTCGGCTTCGGCGAGACGCCCACCCCGGACGAGGTCGACCCGGACCTCGTGAACGCCGGGAAGCAGCCCGTGAGCATGCGTGATGGGTGCGCGTTCTTCGACAGCAGCGCGAGCTTCGGCATGATCCGCGGCGGGCACGTGGACGCCTGCGTCATCGGCGCGCTGCAGGTGAGCGCCAGCGGCGACATCGCCAACTGGGCGGTACCCGGCAAGGCCGTGCTGGGCGTGGGCGGCGCAATGGACCTGTGCGCGGGCGCGCGGCGCGTGATCGTCACGATGACGCACACCGAACGGGACGGCACGCCGAAAATCGTGCCCGCGCTGACGCTGCCCGCCACGGCGTTCGGCGTGGTGGAACGCATCGTCACGGAACTCGCCGTGTTCCGCGTGGAAGCGGGCGCGCTCGTGCTGGTGGAACTCCAGCCGGGCGCGACCCTGGAGCAGGTGCAGGCCCGCACGGGCGCGCCGTTCACCGTCCGCCCCGACTGAGGCAGACCAAGAAAGGAGGCCCAGGCATTCGCCTGGGCCTCCTTTCTTGGTGTTACGGCGCCGCCACCGCGACGGGCCGACGCTTTGGCAGGCGCACGGCGGGCAGGTCCCGCACGTGATCCTCGATCAGGCCGCCGCCGAGCAGGCGCGTGCCGTCGTACAGCACGGCGCTCTGCCCGGGCGTCACCGCGAACTGCGCCTCCGCGAACGCCAGCTCGAACCCGTCCTCGTCAGCGCGCAGCACCCGCGCGCGCACGGGCTTCGTGCGGTAGCGGACCTGCACGTCCACTTCCTGCGGCAAGTCCGCGACGTCCAGCAGGTAGTTCGCGCCGCGCGCCCGTACGCCCGTCCACTGGCAGTCCACCTGATCGCCGACCCACACGATGTTCGTGTCCGGGTCGAGGTGCACCACGAAGCGCACCTCGTGCGTCTTGTACAGCCCCAGGCCCTTCTTCTGCCCGAGCGTGTAGAACTGCGTGCCCAGGTGCTCGCCGACCACGTCGCCCGTGTGGATGTCCACGATGTACCCGGTGCGCTGCGGCACGAACTCCGCCACGAAGTCCTTCACGGCGCCCGGCACGAAGCAGATGTTCTGACTTTCCGGCTTCTGCGCCGTGAGCAGGCCGTGCTCCTCGGCGATCTCGCGCACGCGGGGCTTCTCCATCTGCCCGACCGGGAACAGGATGTACTTCAGCGCGTCGCGGGGCGTGCCCCACAGGAAGTACGTCTGGTCCTTGCGGGGGTCGTCGCCGCGGTGGAACTGCACCTCCACGCCGCCGTCCGCGGTGGGCACGTCCTCGCGGCGCACATAATGGCCGGTCGCGACGTACTCGCAGCCGAGCATGCGGGCCTTCTTGACGAGCGCGTCGAACTTCACCTTGGTGTTGCAGTTCACGCAGGGGTTCGGCGTGCGGCCCCGCGCATAATCCTCAAGGAACGGGTCCATGATGTTGCGCTTGAACTCGTCACGGTAATCCAGCAGATAGAACGGCACGCCCACCTGGTCCGCCACGCGGCGCGCCTCGTACGCGGCGTCGGGCGAGCAGCAGGAATCGAAGGTGTCCGTGCGTTTGTTGTCGGGCCAGAAGCGCATCATGGCGCCAATCACGTCATAGCCCTGGTCTTTGAGCAGCTGGGCGCTCACGCTGGAGTCCACGCCGCCAGACATGGCGCACAACACTCGTTTTCCGGTTCCTCCGCTCATGTCGGTCATCGCAACTGCCGAGAGTAGCAGCCGCGGGGCGCGTCAAGGGTGGGGCGGGTCACGAGCGGTGTTCCCTCCTGCGTCACGTGGCGGATCCAGCGGGGTGCGCGGGCCGCCACGTTAACGGGCGTCATGCGCCGACGAACGCTGGTGCCGTACAGCGCCCAGGAAGCGTCCGGCGACGCCTGCGTGGACCGCGAGCTGGTCGCGCTGCTCGGGCGGGGTTCGTGCTGAGCAGCGGCGACCCGGACCGCGCGTGGCGCCGCGCGAAGCGGAGGGACCACGCGCGCTGCGTGGGCGGGACACCTCGCGTGCGACGCCATTCACTTCGCCGGCGGGAACATGGGCTGACACGCCCTGCGCGCGCATGGGCGGACGTCAGCGGGGTGTTCGTCGGCGTGAGCGCCGGTTCGGTGTTGAGCACGCCAACCATCGGCACGGCGTTCCTGGGCGCATACAGCGACACTCCCGGGGCCAGCGACCTCACCAGGCTGGAGCTGGTGGCGTGCGCGCACTTCGACGGCAGGCCCGAACTGCACGTACGGCCTGCCGGTGTACGCCTGCACGGGCGGGTCGGGCTCCTGGTGCAGGGGACGAGGGGCGCCCCATCGGGGAGGGCACGCCCATCCGACCCTGACGGTTCGCGCGCACGCGGAGCCTGAAGTGTGCGCTTCTCGCTTCCGCTGGCCCTGCCGTCGCCGGCACTCGCGGCGTCCCCGTGAGGGGCCGTCCTGAACGCCCGACTTTGGGCTCCGGGTGGACGTCCCCACGCACCTTGTCCGCGCGGCACCGGAGCCGGACAACGGCGATGGTCGCCGCTGGCGCACGCCGGACGGGGAGGTGGAAGTGCGCGCGTTCGCGGCGTACGCACCGTTCGTGCTGGACCGCCTCACCGTCAACGCGAACCTCGCTGACAGTTCGAGGAGACCGGCGGGTTGCACGTCACGTCCGTGCGCAGCGACGCGTCTTCATGCTGTCCGGGTTCCTGCCGGGGGACCGCATCGTGTACCGGAGGACGTTCATAGAGTGCGCATCGCGCGGAGCCTCACGCCCGCCGTACGATAGGGCGGTGATCGCCTCCGACCTGCTGCTCGACGCCGCCGAGCGTTTTGGAACGCCCCTCTACGTGTACGACGCTGCTGAACTCGACGCGGCCGTGGGGCGGGTGCGCGCGGCGTTCGGGCACGCGCGCGTCTCGTACGCGATGAAAGCCAACTCGAATCTCACCGTCCTGCGGCGCCTGCAGGCGCGCGGCATCGGGTTCGAGTGTGTGAGCCTGGGGGAACTGCACCGCGCGCGCGAGGTGGGCGCGCGCGGCGACGACGTTCTCGTGAACGGCCCGGCGAAAAGCGCGGAAGAGTACACGCTCGGCGCGGCGCTCGGCGCGACGTTCATCGTGGACCGCGAGGAGGAGGTGGCGCTCCTCCCGCCGCGCTCCAGGGCGCTGGTGCGCGTGAACCCGGCGCTGGACGTGAGCACGCACGACCACCTCGCGACGGGCGCGGCCATCAGCAAGTTCGGCGTGCGCCTCGACGTGGCCGCGGACGTGCTGGCGGCGCTGCGCGCGGCGGGGCATGACGCGCGCGGCCTGCACGTGCACATTGGGAGTGCCATCCGGGATGCGGCGGATTTCGAGCGGGCGTTCGCGCGCCTCGCGGACCTCGCGCCGCTCACGGGGCCGCTGGAGGTGCTGGACGTGGGCGGCGGCTGGAGCCTCGACGCGGACCTGCACGGCATCGCCGCGCGGGCGCGTGAGGCAGCGTCGGCGTTTGGCGCGCAGGTGTGGGTGGAGCCGGGCCGGTACCTCGTGGCGGGCGCGGGCGCGCTGCTCACGCGCGTGGTCGGCCTGAAACGCACCGGGCGGTCCTTCGCACTCATCGACGCGGGCATGACGGAACTGCTGCGGCCCATGCTGTACGGCGCGCAGCATCCCGTGCAGGCGCTGTGGAGCGGCGCGGACGTGCAGACGTACGACCTGGCTGGCCCGGCGTGTGAGAGCGGCGACCTGCTCGCGCGGGATGTGCGCCTCCCGGAGCCGCACGTGGGCGCGGTCATCGCGGTCGGGGAGGCGGGCGCGTACGGCGCGAGCATGAGCAGCACGTACCTCACGCGCTCGCGCCCCATGGAGGTCCTCTGGGACGGCGAATGGAGCGTCATTCGCCGCCGGGAAACGCCGCAGGACCTCTGGGCGACCGAGGTGTAACCGTCCAGGGCCGAGGCGCGCCCGGTACCTCGGCCGGGCTGCTCAACCAACCTGTCGGCGGCACGGCCGTGTCCCGCTCCTCTAGCGCAAGGCGGCGACGCGGCCCAGAGGGGCGGCCTCGACCGAGGAGGCTCAGGGGCGTGAGATCGAGGTGCCCGCGCAGCAGCTTCGAGCGCCTCGGGTGCGGGCTTCCGGTGGTGCGGCTGGGAGCAGGGTGACGGTGGCCAGCACCGCTCGGAGCGCCAGCCATGCCAACTCGACCAGCACAGAGTCCGGCGATGCTTCCGGCACGTTCAGGCCTCTGTACCCGCCGGGTCTGCCCTGGTTACTTCGCCAGGCCCACGTAATCGGGCTCGGTGAACACGCCTCCCTGCGTCCGCTCGCTGATCGCGTCCTCCGGCCCGTGCAGGGGCTCGACCTCACTCGCGTACGCCTCCGCGTCGTCCTGCGGCACGTACCCCAGGGCGTCCCACCCGTCCGGCGTCATCCACGCGCGCGTGTTCCCGCTGATGCCCGCCACCGTCAGGTACGTGATGCCCGGCGCCGTCAGCCCCCGGTACACCAGTTGCGCCGCGTCACGCGGGCTCAGCCACGTGCTGAGGTGCCGACGGTCCCGCGGCCGCTCCTGGAACGAGCAGATGCGGACGTTCACGACCTCCAGGCCGTGCTTCTCCACGTACATCCGCCCGAGCGCCTCGCCGAACACCTTGCTCACGCCGTAGAACGTGTCTGGGCGCACCGGCACGTCCGGCGTGATGGGTGTGCGCGGGTGGTACCCGACCGTGTGGATGCTCGACGCGAACACCACGCGGCGCGCGCCTGCCTGACGCGCCGCCTCGTACACGTGCTGCGTGCCGTCCATGTTCACGCGGCGGATCATGTCGTACGTGTGCTCGTTCGGGATGCCGCCCAGGTGCACCACGCCGTCCACGCCCCGCAGCACCTCCAGCATCTGCGCGGCGTCCGTCAGGTCCGCCTGCATGACCTCCTCCCCTGCCCCGGCCTCGCCGAGTGGCGCGATGTCCGTGAGGCGCAGGGTGGGGCGCTCGGTGTCGGGAAACAGCGCGGGCAGCTGGGCGCGCAGCGCGCGCCCGATCTCGCCGGCCGCGCCGGTGATCAGGATGCGGTTCATGCGCGCATCATCGCACGGCGGCGTCCCTCATCAGACGGGCGGGGGCGTTCTGCTACCCTGTGGGTGCCCGCTGTTCTGCATGGATAACCAGGGGGCCGCCCGCGTTCCTCATGGAACGACTCGCGCTGAACCATGCGCCGCCCCGCCACGCGCGGGCTCGCGCACGTCAGGCCGGCGGCTTTTGGAGTTCACATGACCAGCACGCACATGCAGGAGGCCGCGCGCCTCGCCCTCGAGAACGTTACCAGCGGCCACGGCGGCCCGTTCGGCGCCGTCATCGTCAAGGACGGTGAAATCATCGCGCGCGGCGCGAACAACGTCACGGCCTCGAATGATCCGACCGCGCACGCGGAAGTCACCGCGATTCGCGCGGCCGCCGCGAAGCTCGGGCGGTTCGACCTGTCCGACTGCGAGATCTACACCAGCTGCGAGCCGTGCCCGATGTGCCTGGGCGCGATCTACTGGGCGCGGCTGCAGCGCGTGCACTACGGATGCACGCAGGCCGACGCGGACGCCATCGGGTTCAGCGACCAGTTTATTTATCAGGAGCTCGACAAACCCAAAGCGGAGCGCGCGCTGCCCATGCTGCCCGAGGGCCGCGAGGAAAGCCTCGAAGCCTTCAGGGCGTGGACGCACAGCACCGAGAAGATCGAGTACTGATCGGGGGTGCGGTCGGGGCGTAACGCCGCGCGGCGTCACGCCCCGACCGCGCTGTTCAGGCGTGAGAAGCCGGGTCGTCGCTCGCGCTGGCCGGCTCGTCCGGCGTGGCGGGCAGGGGCGGGACGGTCCAGCGGACGCTCAGGCCCAGGCCCACGACGATGAGCACCAGCCCGATCACGCCGCCCACCACGCCGGCCGTCATGATGGTCTGCCCGAGGTGCGCGCCGTCAGGATCGCCGTTGTCATTGAAGCCCATCAGGAACAGGCTGGCGCCGAGCACGTACCCTGCGCCGCACACCAGCGCCACGCCCAGCAGGGCCGTGAGACATCCGCCCAGGCGAAACGACGCGCGGGGACCATCAGCGTCTGTCATGCGGCCATTGTGCACGCTGGCCGTGACGCGGCCACGCAGATGTGCCCACCCGCGGGGAGCGCTGTCCCGGCACGCTTATGCTGGGCGCATGACGCAACTGGACGTGGGCGCGGTGTTCCTGGCGGAAACGATCACGCGGATGCAGGCCGTGCGGGACCTGGGCGCGGGGGCACTCGCGCAGCTCCGCGCGGAACAGTGGCACGCGGCCCTCGGCCCGGACGAGAACAGCGCCGCGGTCATCGTGCAGCACCTCGCGGGGAACATGCAGTCCCGCTGGGCGGGCTTCCCGGACGCAGACGGTGAGAGCGCCGCCCGGGACCGCGACGCCGAGTTCGACGATCAGGGCCTGGACGTGTCGGCGCTGCTGGCCCGCTGGGACGCGGGGTGGGCGGTGTTCCTGGCGGCTTTGGAGCGCCTGACGCCCGAGGACCTGACGCGTACGGTCACGATTCGGGGGGAGGCGCACACGGTGCTCGCGGCGGTGCAGCGGCAGGTGGCGCATTACAGCGGGCACGTGTACCAGCTGGTGTTCCTCGCGCGGCACCTGCGCGGCGCGGACTGGCGGACGCTCAGCATTCCGCGCGGCGGCAGCGCCGCGTTCAACGCGCGGATGGCCGAGCGCCACCCCGGGCGTTAGGTCGGGGTTTGCGGGGCCTCCTCGTGCGCTGCGGGGAGGCGCAGGACGCGCGTGGCGACGTTCTGGATGAGGC encodes:
- the lysA gene encoding diaminopimelate decarboxylase; its protein translation is MLSGFLPGDRIVYRRTFIECASRGASRPPYDRAVIASDLLLDAAERFGTPLYVYDAAELDAAVGRVRAAFGHARVSYAMKANSNLTVLRRLQARGIGFECVSLGELHRAREVGARGDDVLVNGPAKSAEEYTLGAALGATFIVDREEEVALLPPRSRALVRVNPALDVSTHDHLATGAAISKFGVRLDVAADVLAALRAAGHDARGLHVHIGSAIRDAADFERAFARLADLAPLTGPLEVLDVGGGWSLDADLHGIAARAREAASAFGAQVWVEPGRYLVAGAGALLTRVVGLKRTGRSFALIDAGMTELLRPMLYGAQHPVQALWSGADVQTYDLAGPACESGDLLARDVRLPEPHVGAVIAVGEAGAYGASMSSTYLTRSRPMEVLWDGEWSVIRRRETPQDLWATEV
- a CDS encoding DUF1572 family protein, producing the protein MTQLDVGAVFLAETITRMQAVRDLGAGALAQLRAEQWHAALGPDENSAAVIVQHLAGNMQSRWAGFPDADGESAARDRDAEFDDQGLDVSALLARWDAGWAVFLAALERLTPEDLTRTVTIRGEAHTVLAAVQRQVAHYSGHVYQLVFLARHLRGADWRTLSIPRGGSAAFNARMAERHPGR
- a CDS encoding NAD-dependent epimerase/dehydratase family protein, whose product is MNRILITGAAGEIGRALRAQLPALFPDTERPTLRLTDIAPLGEAGAGEEVMQADLTDAAQMLEVLRGVDGVVHLGGIPNEHTYDMIRRVNMDGTQHVYEAARQAGARRVVFASSIHTVGYHPRTPITPDVPVRPDTFYGVSKVFGEALGRMYVEKHGLEVVNVRICSFQERPRDRRHLSTWLSPRDAAQLVYRGLTAPGITYLTVAGISGNTRAWMTPDGWDALGYVPQDDAEAYASEVEPLHGPEDAISERTQGGVFTEPDYVGLAK
- a CDS encoding nucleoside deaminase, which translates into the protein MTSTHMQEAARLALENVTSGHGGPFGAVIVKDGEIIARGANNVTASNDPTAHAEVTAIRAAAAKLGRFDLSDCEIYTSCEPCPMCLGAIYWARLQRVHYGCTQADADAIGFSDQFIYQELDKPKAERALPMLPEGREESLEAFRAWTHSTEKIEY
- the mnmA gene encoding tRNA 2-thiouridine(34) synthase MnmA; amino-acid sequence: MTDMSGGTGKRVLCAMSGGVDSSVSAQLLKDQGYDVIGAMMRFWPDNKRTDTFDSCCSPDAAYEARRVADQVGVPFYLLDYRDEFKRNIMDPFLEDYARGRTPNPCVNCNTKVKFDALVKKARMLGCEYVATGHYVRREDVPTADGGVEVQFHRGDDPRKDQTYFLWGTPRDALKYILFPVGQMEKPRVREIAEEHGLLTAQKPESQNICFVPGAVKDFVAEFVPQRTGYIVDIHTGDVVGEHLGTQFYTLGQKKGLGLYKTHEVRFVVHLDPDTNIVWVGDQVDCQWTGVRARGANYLLDVADLPQEVDVQVRYRTKPVRARVLRADEDGFELAFAEAQFAVTPGQSAVLYDGTRLLGGGLIEDHVRDLPAVRLPKRRPVAVAAP